The following proteins are co-located in the Sphaeramia orbicularis chromosome 24, fSphaOr1.1, whole genome shotgun sequence genome:
- the esr2a gene encoding LOW QUALITY PROTEIN: estrogen receptor 2a (The sequence of the model RefSeq protein was modified relative to this genomic sequence to represent the inferred CDS: inserted 1 base in 1 codon) encodes MAAASPEKDQPLLQLQEVDSSRVGGRVLSPILSSSPSSALSLETSQPICIPSPYTDLSHDFTTLPFYSPTIFSYASAGIPDCSSVHQSLNTPLFWPSHGHMGSPIPLHRSQAHPQQGQAIQSPWVELSPRDSILMTSKSLRRQSQESEDGVGSSGGKADLHYCAVCHDYASGYHYGVWSCEGCKAFFKRSIQGHNDYICPATNQCTIDKNRRKXCQACRLRKCYEVGMTKCGMRKERGKSRNQQMRRVTRLSSQGRTTGPKLLTGPALGLLSEPRPPVLTPEQLIERIMEAEPPEIYLMKDMRRPLTEANVMMSLTNLADKELVHMISWAKKIPGFVELSLLDQVHLLECCWLEVLMVGLMWRSVDHPGKLMFSPDLSLSREEGSCVQGFVEIFDMLLAATSRVRELKLQREEYVCLKAMILLNSNMCISSSEGSEDLQSRSKLLHLLDAVTDALVWAIAKTGLSFRQQYTRLAHLLMLLSHIRHVSNKGMDHLHCMKMKNMVPLYDLLLEMLDAHIMHSSRLPRRPSQQETMDQMEVPARPHGSHNSPSNTWTPSTTGHGGEQHQSEQIKSPH; translated from the exons ATGGCTGCTGCCTCCCCAGAGAAGGATCAGCCCCTTCTGCAGCTCCAGGAGGTGGACTCCAGTCGAGTGGGCGGTCGTGTCCTCTCCCCCATCCTCAGCTCCTCCCCCTCGTCCGCGCTGTCTCTCGAAACCAGCCAGCCTATCTGCATCCCCTCTCCTTACACTGACCTCAGCCACGACTTCACCACCTTACCTTTCTACAGTCCAACCATCTTCAGTTATGCGAGTGCAGGCATACCGGACTGCTCCTCCGTGCATCAGTCTCTAAACACACCTTTATTCTGGCCCAGCCATGGCCACATGGGGTCACCCATACCCCTGCACCGCTCCCAGGCTCATCCCCAGCAAGGCCAGGCAATCCAGAGTCCATGGGTGGAGCTGTCACCAAGGGACAGTATCTTAATGACCAG CAAGAGTCTGAGGAGGCAATCCCAGGAAAGTGAGGATGGTGTGGGGTCGTCGGGTGGGAAAGCTGACCTCCACTACTGCGCTGTGTGTCATGACTACGCCTCAGGGTACCACTACGGAGTCTGGTCGTGTGAAGGGTGTAAGGCTTTTTTCAAGAGGAGCATCCAAG GACACAATGACTACATATGTCCAGCTACCAATCAATGCACTATAGACAAGAACCGCCGTA GCTGTCAGGCCTGCCGTCTTCGCAAATGCTATGAAGTTGGCATGACCAAGTGTG GTATGCGAAAAGAGCGTGGGAAGTCGAGGAACCAGCAGATGAGGCGAGTGACCCGTTTGTCGTCACAGGGCAGAACCACTGGGCCAAAGCTGTTAACTGGACCAGCACTAGGTTTACTAAGTGAACCTCGCCCTCCTGTACTGACCCCAGAACAGCTGATTGAGCGAATAATGGAGGCAGAGCCGCCAGAGATCTACCTCATGAAGGACATGAGGAGGCCGCTGACCGAAGCTAACGTTATGATGTCTCTCACCAACCTGGCTGACAAAGAGCTGGTTCACATGATCAGCTGGGCCAAGAAGATCCCAG GGTTCGTGGAGCTCAGCCTCCTGGACCAGGTCCACCTGTTGGAGTGCTGCTGGCTGGAGGTGCTGATGGTTGGACTGATGTGGAGGTCTGTGGACCATCCAGGAAAACTCATGTTCTCCCCTGACCTCAGCCTGAGCAG AGAAGAGGGGAGCTGTGTCCAGGGCTTCGTGGAGATCTTTGATATGCTGTTAGCTGCCACGTCCAGAGTGAGGGAGCTGAAGCTGCAGAGGGAGGAGTACGTCTGCCTCAAGGCCATGATCCTCCTAAACTCCA ACATGTGCATCAGTTCGTCAGAAGGCAGCGAGGACTTGCAGAGTCGGTCTAAGTTGCTGCATCTCCTGGATGCCGTCACAGATGCTCTGGTGTGGGCCATTGCCAAAACAGGCCTGTCCTTCCGCCAACAGTACACCCGCCTCGCCCACCTGCTCATGCTGCTGTCACACATCCGGCATGTCAG CAACAAAGGCATGGACCACCTGCACTGCATGAAGATGAAAAACATGGTGCCTTTGTACGACCTGTTGCTGGAGATGCTGGATGCCCACATCATGCACAGCTCCCGTCTGCCTCGCCGGCCTTCACAGCAGGAGACAATGGACCAGATGGAGGTTCCTGCACGGCCCCATGGCTCACACAACAGCCCCTCCAACACCTGGACTCCAAGCACCACTGGACATGGAGGTGAACAGCACCAGTCAGAACAGATCAAATCACCTCACTGA